A window of Streptomyces sp. NBC_01241 genomic DNA:
TCCGGTGGCCGGGACGCTCGCCTGGTCGGTGGTGCTCCTCGCGGTGTTCGTGCCGCTGGCCGTACGGCGTTACGCGCGCGGCGGCGAATGACCGCCATGCGCCGCGCCCGCCGGGGCAGCGCGGCGGGCCGACCCGGGCGCCGGGCAGGCCGATGGGCCTCGGCAAACACACCGAAGCGCTGCTGCGGGCTCCGGGGAGAAGGAAGAGCGGACAGCAGCGCAGCGCCGGGACGGTGAGATCGTCCGACCTGCCCGAGCGGGGGGGTGGACGATGAACCCTGGCCGGGGAGAGCCCGGGCGGTGGACCGTTGGGCAGTTGTGACGGACCGTCGGGTCAGTGGCGGCTGCCGAAGAGCGAGCGGCGCAGTCGACGCAGCGGCGCGAAGAGGGAGACCCGCGCGCTCTTGCTCCGACGGCGATGGGCGGCATCGCGCGAGGTGAGCTCGCGCATCAGCAGCGTCGCCTCCGCGGACTCCCGCTGCGGGACGGCGGGTCCGCCGAGCACCGCGAGATGGCGGTCGAGGCGCGAACTCGTCGCACTGCTCCCGCATGTGATGGCAGGCACACGCGGCCTGCTGCGCATCGTTATCTGTTCCATGTCACTCCCCACCCGTACGAGGGCACCCGGCCCGGGCAGGTTAACCCTATCCCCCCGCCACGACACCCGTGTATCCCGGTCGCAGGATTGAGCACACACATACGGAGGTTGACGCCCCCACTCCCAATCTGCCCGATTCCAGGGCGAGTTGGACAGAACGGAAAGTGGTTCGACGGCCCGGATCGACAGGCTGCCGGACGGAGGCCCCTGCGGGCTGGGGCCTCCTGCCCGCCGGACGACCGGACGGGCCCGGCACGGGCACTGGGCGAGGGGTCAGGCGGCCGAGGCGAAGGCGGGCAGGTAGCCGCCCGACTGTCCGGCCGCGGTGGGGTGGTACGACTCACCGATGTTGAGCCAGTTGAGACTGTGCAGCCAGGCGTCCGAGGAGCAGATCTCGTGCCCGGTGAACTTCCCCGCGACATCGGTGAAGGTGAATCCGTGGTCGGCGGCGCGCTTGGCGGTCGCCGCGTTGAGGTAGTTGGCGGCGTCGTTGATCGCGCTGCGCACCTTGTCGCTCAGACCGACGACACAGCTGCCGCCGATCTTGTAGAAGCGCGGGTAGCCGAGGACGACGACACGCGCGGACGGCGCCTTGGCGCGGATCGCCGAGTACACCGAGTCGAGGTTGCCGGGCAGGGTGGTGTCGACATAGCTGCGGGCCGTGGCGATCCGGCTGAGGCAGGTGGCCTCCGACTGGAGGACGCAGGTGGTCATGACGTCGGCGAAGCCCGCGTCATTGCCTCCGACGGAGATCGAGACGAGGTCGGTCGAGGAGTTGAGCGGGCCGAGCTGACCGGCCTTGACATCACTCGTACGGGCACCCGAGCAAGCGGTGAAGGCGAAGGACGAGGGCGAGTTGGCCGCGGCCCAGAGTTTGGGGTAGGCCTTGGTGCTGCGCTTGCAGTCCCCGCTGGCACTGTCGTAACTGCCGGATCCGACACCCGAGGAGTACGAGTCGCCGAGGGCTACGTAGTCGACGGCCTGAACAGACGTGGCGGCGTTGGCGGTGGCCGCTCCGGTCAGAGCGAGTACGGCACCGAGCAGGAGCGAGGACGAGAACGCCACGAGTCTGGACATCTTCATGGAACCTCCCTTGGACCGACCGGCAGGATCTCCGCCGGTCCGACGTGTCTGTGGTAGCAGTACGCACACCCTCACCGGAAGTGTTCATGCCAAGTTGCTCCGATGAGTTCTCCTGCGCGCCCCCTTGAGGCCGCGTCATGTCCGTAATCGCCCCGCTGGAGCGGGGAGGAAGGTGTTGAAACCTGGGTGCGCGCGATGCCCTCGTGCCGGATCATGGGCGCCATGTCTGCCAACCCTGAGTCCGCTCTGCCGATCCGGCTCACCGTCGACGACAGCGATTCCCCGTCCGATGTCGTCGACGCGCTGTTTCTCGGCCGCTTCGCGACGGGCGAGCAGCCGTACTCACACAGCTCCTCCCTCGACCGCGTCAAGGCCGGGGCCACTCTGCTGCCCCCGGCTGCCAAGGTGTTGCGTGCCGCCCGCGACGACGATCGCAGCGCCACCCTCGCCGAGGGCAACGGCTGGACGCTGCTCATCTCGCGGTGGAGCCGCGGTGCCGACGTCACGGTCACCGCGACCAGCCCGGAGCTCGCGCAGCGGATCCTCGGCCAGGCGACGGACGGCGCCCGGGACGAGCCGGAACCGCAGCCCGAGAACGTGACGATGGGCTTCTGGTACGTGTCCCCGCGCCGCGGCCCGTACCGCACCACCCGGCAGATCGCCGCCGGAACCTGGGACGAGGTCCGCGACAACTACACGGCACCGGTGGCCGATGCCATGGACCGGCTGATGAAGGTCACCCCCGACGACATCGCCGGCCGGCTGCTCCTGCTGCACGGCCCGCCCGGCACCGGCAAGACGTCCGCACTGCGCACGCTCGCGCGCTCGTGGCGGGACTGGTGCCAGGTCGACTGCGTGCTCGATCCGGAGCGGCTCTTCAACGACGTCGGCTATCTGATGGACATCGCGATCGGCGAGGACGAGGGCACGGCGAAGGGCCGTTGGCGGCTGCTGCTCCTGGAGGACTGCGACGAGTTGATCCGCGGTGAGGCGAAGCACACGGCGGGCCAGGCGCTGTCCCGGCTGCTGAACCTCACCGACGGACTGCTGGGCCAGGGCCGCAATGTGCTGGTGGGGGTCACCACCAACGAGGACCTGGAGCGGCTCCACCCGGCCGTGGTCAGGCCCGGCCGCTGCCTCGCCAGGATCGAGGTGGGCTCACTGACCCGCAAGGAGGCGGTGGCCTGGCTGGGTACGGAGGAAGGGCTCGGCCGCGAGGGGGCCACGCTCGCCGAGCTGTACGCGCTGCGGCGGGGCAGCAGTCCCGCGTCGGTACCGAAGCAGGACTCCGGCGCGGACGCGGGCCTGTATCTCTGAGGCGCCGTTCGAGCCCGTCCGGCGATGGAGGACGGACCGGCCGCCGGACGAACCGGCCGCCGGACGGATCGGCCGCCGGACAGTCCGGGACCGGGGCTGCGCTCACACCTGAACCCGCGCCCCCACGCCCCGCCTCATCGCGGCTCGTACGCCGCCCGCAACGCGTCCTCGGCCAGGGACAGCGCGTCGGCCCGCGACAGGCCCAGCCGCCGCGCCTGCTCCGCGTACTCCTGCGCGGCGGCCGCCGCATGACGTTCCGCCGCGTCACCGGCTGCGGCGACGAACGTGCCGTTGCGGCCGCGGGTCTCGATCACTCCGTCGGCCTCCAGTGCCCGGTACGCCTTGGCGACGGTGTTCGCGGCGAGGCCGAGCTCCTGGGCGAAGCCGCGTACGGTCGGAAGTCTGAAACCGACGGGCAGCGCGCCGGAGCGGGCCAGTTCGGAGATCTGCGTCCGCAGTTGCTCGTACGGGGCGGTACCGGCGTCCGGATCAAGGGCGATCTTCAGAGTCACCCGCCGATTGTCCCCCACCGCCGGAAAATCAGGGGCGACCGATAGGCGCTCACGCGTAACGTCCGGCCCATGACTGTCCTCGTGCGCGACTTCCTGCCCGCCGACGCGGAGGCCTGGGTGCGGGTCCGTCGCGCCGCACTGCCCTCCATGGTGACGACCCCCGAGCAGGTCGCCTTCGATCTGGCCTCCGCCCATCCCGACAAGCGCTACCGGCTGCTGGTCGCCGAGAAGGACGGAGAGCTGATCGGGACCGCGCAGGTCGGCCTCGCCCACGACAGCCCCGAACCGGGCCAGGCGTTCTGCAATCCGTACACGCACCCGGACCGCACCGGACTCGGGGCGGGCGGGCTGCTGCTGAGCACCGCCGAGGAGCATCTGGCGCGGGAGGGCGCGGTCGCGGTATACAGCTGGGTGCTCGACACCCCGGCGAACCGCGCCTTCGCCGAGAAGCGCGGGTACGCACCGAGCCGTTCGGCGCACTTCCTCCGCCTCGATCTGGCCGGCGGGTCGCTGCCGCCCCGGCAGGAGCCCCCGGCCGGCGTCGAGCTGCGCACCGGCGCGGACTTCGCCGACGATCCGCGCCCGCTCTTCGAGGCGGACGCCGAGACCACGGCCGACGAGCCGAGCGACACCCCGGCCGAACTGTCCGACTACGAGGACTGGCTCCGGCAGATCTGGCGCCGTCCCGGACTCGACCACGAGCTCACCTCGGTCGTGGTGGTCGACGGAGAGGTGGCGGCGTTCAGCGCGGCGCAGACCGACGGACTGACCCGCTACATGTCGGGGATGACCGGCACCCGCCGGGCGTACCGCAACCGGGGCCTGGCCAGGCTCGCCAAGAACGACTCGCTGCACCGGGCGCGCGCCGCCGGGTACACGGACGCGTACACCGGCAATGACGCGGAGAACGCCCCGATGCTGGCCGTCAACCGGTGGTTCGGCTACGAGATCTGCGCCACGGAGGTGCGGTATGTCCGCAAGCTCGGCTGAGACCGCGCTGACGGTCGCCCTGGTGAAAGCCGGACGGACCAAGATCCGATACCCGGCGGATGTGGTCCACGACGACGGCACCCGGGTGACGGTGCGTGCACCGTGGGCCGCGCCGGGGGTGCGGGACTTCGGCTTCGTACGGTTCGAGCCCGGCGATGTGTTCACCGAGCACTACTGGCGCGATCGCTGGTTCGCCGTGAAGGAGGTCCGTACCGGAGCGGGTGAACTCAAGGGCTGGTACTGCGACGTGACCCGTCCCGCGGTGCTGCGGGGCGGGGAACTGCTGGTCGAGGATCTGGACCTGGATCTGTGGGTGTCGGCGGACGGCACGTCCGTACTCCGGCTGGACGAGGACGAGTTCGAGGAGAGCGGTCTCGACGAACGCGATCCGGCGGCGGCCGGGGCGGCCCGCCGGGCCCTGGACCAGCTGGAACAGCTGGCTCGCACGGAGGGCCTCGCGGCGCTGCTGGCCTGACCGGCCCCGGGGTCCGGGCGGACACTGCGGCCGCTGCCGACTGTCCGCCGTCTGAATTACAGTGCTCAGGCCAGTTCCCCACCCTGTGACCTGAGAGGGAATCACGGATTATGCCCACTGAGACGTTCGAGTTTCAGGTGGAAGCGCGCCAGCTTCTGCAGATGATGATCCACTCGATCTACTCGAACAAGGACGTGTTCCTGCGCGAACTCGTCTCCAACGCCTCCGACGCGCTCGACAAGTTGCGGCTCGAAGCGCTCCGCGACGACTCGCTCGGCGCGGATGTGTCCGACCTCCACATCGACATCGAGACCGACAAGCAGGCCCGTACGCTGACCGTGCGGGACAACGGCATCGGTATGTCACACGATGAAGTGGTCCAGCTCATCGGGACCATCGCGAACTCGGGCACGGCGAAGTTCCTGCGGGAGCTCAAGGAGGCCGAGGACTCCACCGCGGCCGAAGGGCTGATCGGCCAGTTCGGGGTCGGGTTCTACGCCAGCTTCATGGTGGCCGACGAGGTCACGCTGCTGACCCGGCGCGCGGGCGAGAGCCAGGGCACCCGCTGGACGTCGACCGGCGAGGGCACGTACACGATCGAGACCGTCGACAGCGCCCCGCAGGGCACCGCGGTCACCCTCCGGCTCAAGCCGGAGGACGCCGACGACCGGCTCTACGACTACACCTCCCCCTGGAAGATCAGGGAGATCGTCAAGCGGTATTCGGACTTCATCACCTGGCCCGTCAGAATGGCGGCGGAGACGCCGGCCGACGACGCCGCGGATGCCGGGGAAGGGGCCGACGCCGCCCCGCGTGAACCCGAGACCCTCAACTCGATGAAGGCCCTCTGGGCCCGCTCGCGCGACGAGGTCAAGGACGACGAGTACCACGAGCTGTACAAGCACATCAGCCACGACTGGATCGCCCCGCTCGAAACCATCCGGCTGCAGGCGGAGGGCACTTTCGAGTACCAGGCACTGCTCTTCATCCCGTCGCACGCGCCCCAGGACCTGTTCATGCAGGGGTACAAGCGCGGCATCCAGCTCTATGTGAAGCGCGTCTTCATCATGGACGACTGCGAAGCGCTGATGCCGCCGTATCTGCGCTTCGTCAAGGGTGTCGTCGACGCGCAGGACCTGTCGCTCAACGTGTCGCGCGAGATCCTCCAGCAGGACCGGCAGATCCAGTTGATGCACCGGCGCCTGGCGAAGAAGGTGCTGTCGACGGTCAAGGACATGATGTCCGCCGACCCGGAGCGCTACGCCACGTTCTGGCGGGAGTTCGGCCGCGTCCTCAAGGAGGGGCTGCTGAGCGACTTCGAGAACCGTGACGCCATCCTCGGTGTGGCCTCCTTCGCCACGACCCACGACCAGGACGAGCCGACCACGCTGCGACAGTACGTGGAGCGGATGAAGGACGGCCAGGAGCACATCTATTACCTCACGGGTGAGTCCCGGCAGGCCATCGAGAACTCCCCGCACATGGAGGCGTTCCGGGCCAAGGGCGTCGAGGTGCTGCTGCTGACCGATCCCGTCGACGAGGTGTGGGTCGAGGCCGAGCCCGAGTTCGACGGCAAGCAGCTGCGGTCCGTCGCCAAGGGCGAGGTCGACCTCGGGACCGAGGAGGAGAAGAAGGAGGCCGCGACCGAGCGCGAGAACCGGCAGCAGAAGTACGCGGATCTGCTGACCTGGATGACGGACCGGCTCGGCGAGACCGTCAAGGAAGTACGGCTCTCCTCGCGTCTCACCGTCTCGCCCGCCTGCATCGTCTCGGACACGCACGATGTGACGCCGGCCCTGGAGAACATGTACCGCGCGATGGGCCAGCCTGTCCCGCAGGTCAAGCGCATCCTCGAACTCAATCCGGAGCATCCGCTGGTCAGCGGCCTCAACCGGGCGCACACCGAACGGGGCGAGGAGGCCGGGCCGGGCCTGGAGGAAACGGCCGAACTCCTACACGATCTGGCGCTGTTGGCCGAGGGGGGCGAACTGGGCGACCCGTCGCGCTTCGTCAAGCTGATGGCCGACCGCCTGGAGCGCACCCTGTGAGTGAGGTCCGCATCCCCTCGGACGGGCCCCCGGGCCTGCCCGAGGGCCCGCACCCTGGCTCATCGCCCGGCTGATCGCGGTCGGACGTGCCGTGGACAGGTCCTGGACAGGTCCTGGACAGGTCCTGGACAGGTCCTGGACTCGTCCTAGTCCCGGCGCTGTGCCCATACATCGGTGTACGGCGCCGGGGCCCTCGGTGCCGGGCGGGCCTGCGGGATTCCGGCGACCAGCTCCACCTCGTACCCCGCCGGGTCCTCCAGATAGGCAGCGATGTGCTCGTCCCCGCCCGCGTGCGGGTAGCGGTCCGGGAAGAGCTGCTGCCAGCCGTGCTCCGGGGCTCTGGCCACCAGTGCGTCGAGGGTGGCCCGGTCCCGGACGTGGAACGCCAGATGGTTGAGCCCGGGGCTGCAGCGGTCGTGCGTCCCCCCGGTGAGGTCGGGTGACTGCTCGACCACCACATAGCTGTCGCCGCGCCGCCAGCTCCGGCCGTGTTCCCAGCGCTGGTACGGAACATGGCCGAGCTCGCCGAGCAGCCAGCCCCACCCGCGCTCGGCCGCCGGCAGATCGGGCACCCACAACTCGATGTGATGCACCCCGCCGGTGCCGGCTCCGCCGGCGGGCAGCGGGACGGCTCGGCGGATGCCGTGCGGCTGGTACGCCACGGTGTCGCCGTCCTCGTGCCAGTGGATCAGGAAGTGCTCCCCCGCGCGGTAGCCGTCGAGTCCGGCCCGGAAGTAGGCGACGATGTCGTCCGGGAGGGCGTTCAGCGGGAACCAGGCCAGCTCGGAGCACTTGTCCGGTTCGCGGTTGCGCGGCGGACGGCCGGGGTCGTACTCCGCCTCGAAGAACCAGCCGGTCCGGGGATTGCCGCCGGGGCCGCGGTGCTGCATGACCAGGGCGACCCGCAGCTCGTCCGGGCCGAATTCGACACCGATCTCCTCGGCGGCCTCACGGATCATCGCCGCGCGGACGTCCTCACCGTCCTCGACGTGTCCGGACGGGCCGTTGAACAGGCCGTCCGCGTACCCCGTATGGGCCCGGCGGGCAAGCAAAACGTCTGGGCCGCGGCGGAGAATCAGATGCACATCGACGACTTCGGTATGCCGGTGCCGCGGTTCGGCACGGGCCACCAGGGCGTAGCGCTCGTCGTCGACGTGCTTGCCCCACAGGGCCGGATCGTCGGAGAGCCGCTCGTGGTGGATGTGCTCGGTGAGCTCCGAGAGCAGTCCGGTCAGCCGCTCCGCGGAGAGGCCGACGGCACCCCAGACGCCCTCGATCAGGATCAGCCGGCCGCCGGGCCGCAGCAGGGTGAACCAGTGGCGCAGGGCCGCCACCGGATCGGGCAGCAGCCACACCACATGCCGGGCCATGATCACATCGAACTGCTGCTTGCCGACCGGTGGTTGGGCCGCGTCCCCGAGAAGGACCCCGGTGCCGGTGCCGGCGAGCTTGGCCCGCGCCTGCTCCACCATGCGCGGCGACCGGTCGACGGCGGTGACCCGGTGCCCCTGTCCGGCGGCGAGCAGCGCGAGGCTTCCGGTGCCGCACCCCAGGTCGAGCACCTCGGAGCGCTCGCCGGGCAGCCAGCTCTCCAGCCGCTGCGCCCAGGCATGCCGGACGGCCGGGTCGAGCAGCCCGTGGTCGGGCTCCTCGTCGAAGGAGTCGGCCGCGGAATCCCAGTCGATCGTCGTCATGAGTCGATCGTGCCATCCACCACTGACAACGACGGCCCGCACGGCAGGAAAGGCCCCGCCTCGGAATGCCGGGACACCGGGGCGGGGTCTCTCGTACCGCTTCTTCGTTCCGCTTCTTCGTTCCGCTTCGTTCCGCTTCTTCGTTGCCGGACAGGGCGGTACGTCTAGCCGATGACCGAGGCGCAGGTGGTGGGAGTGGCGTGGGCCGGATCCAGGGCGTTCGCCACCTCGTGGTACGCGATCCGGTCGACGGTGCCGATCGCCACGTGCTCGGAGAGGTCGACCGGGCACAGGTCCTGGAGCAGGACGTTGTGTACGTTCGGCCCGTCCAGGAACTGCGTGCGGTACGGGGTCACGACCTCGTCGTACTTGGTCGCGATGACCGTGTAGCGCACTCCGGGCACGGTGTCGCCGCCCGCGTTGAGCTTGGTGACGAAGGGGGATCCTGCCACCTGGTCGGCGAGGCCGGGCGTGTTGGCGTTCAGCAGGTCCTCCGCTCCCGGGAAGTACGGCAGCAGCTTCGTCAGGCCGAGGAGGGTGGTGCCGTGGTTGTCGGGTGCGAGCCCGATCATGGCGTTCACCTTGGCGGCACCGCCGAGGAACTTCAGGTAGTAGTTCGGCATCATCCCGCCCTGGGAATGGCCGACGACGTCGGTCTCCGACGCCCCGGTGGAGGCGAGCACCTTGTCGACGAACGTGGCGAGCTGACCGGCCGACTCGTCGATCGGGCCGAGGCCGTTGAAGACGGGTACGCCGGGCAGTTGCCCGTAGTCGAGCGAGTAGACGCAGTAGCCCCGGTTGACTAGGTAGGGGGCGAGGACCAGCCAGTTGTCGATCGAGTTCCCGAAGGTTCCGTGGACCAGGACGACGGGGCGGGGGTGGGCTGTGGAGGGTTTGCAGGAGTAGTCGTTCCAGCCACGGGAGGTGGCCGTGGCGGCGGTGGGGGTGGCTGCAGCGGCAGCGGCGGTGGGGGTGGCGACTGCGGCGACGGCGAGGAGCAGTGCGGTGAGGGTTCTCCGCGTACGTGGGGTACGCGGCGCACGGGTCCAGGGCAGCATCGTGTGGTCTCCTTGCGGCTCAAGGGAGTTGCGATGTGTGTGCGCCCTGCGGCCCGGACCACAAGTGGTGACTGCTGATGTTCTGTGTACGCAGGCCAAATTACGCGTGAGTAAGGTGGCGTGGGAAGTTACGTGCCGGTAAAAACTGATGGATCATCAATTGTTCGAGGTCAGGAACCATCCAGACCGCGAGCCGCCCCGGCACTACGGCTCACGTCACGGCTCACGACTCACCGCTCACGTCCCGGATCCCGGATCCCGGAGCCAGAACGGCGGGGTACACGGCTCCTGGACCGAAGCGGCGGCGGGCCCGGTCCGCGGCCGCTTCGGTGGCGTGGGCGCGGTCGTCGCCGGAGTCCAGGGCGAGCTGACGGTGAGCGGCGCCGGCCGGCCCCAGATCGTCGGCGCGGATCGCGAAGGCACGGACCCGTGCCCGTTGCAGCCCGAGAGAGGCCAGCAGGCCCAGGGCGGCCGCGACGAGGGCGGGCGAATGACTGGTGGGTTCCGGCAGCGGACGCGTACGCGTGGTGGAGGTGCGGTCGGCGTACCGCACCGTGAGGGTGAGCCGGCCGGTGACCTGCCTCTCGCCGCGCAGTCGTTGACCGATCCGGTCGGCGAGCCCCAGTACGGCCCGGTGGTGGAGCGCCGGATCGAGACAGTCCCGGTCGAGCACGAGGTCGGCGAGCAGGTGCCGCGCGGGTGCCAGTGGGGTGGCCGGGCGGGGATCACGGCCCTGGGCGCGCTCGGCGAGCAGTCGGGCGGGGCCGACGCCGAGGAGGCGTTGCAGGGTAGCCGCGGGTACGTCGGCGACCTGGCCGATGGTGTGCAGGCCGTACTTGTCGAGGGTGGCCGCCGTGGCCCGGCCGATCCCCGGCAGCGCGGTGACCGGGCGGGGGTACAGCCATGCGGCGGCCTGGCCGGACGGGACCCAGGTGGTGTCCC
This region includes:
- a CDS encoding SGNH/GDSL hydrolase family protein; protein product: MKMSRLVAFSSSLLLGAVLALTGAATANAATSVQAVDYVALGDSYSSGVGSGSYDSASGDCKRSTKAYPKLWAAANSPSSFAFTACSGARTSDVKAGQLGPLNSSTDLVSISVGGNDAGFADVMTTCVLQSEATCLSRIATARSYVDTTLPGNLDSVYSAIRAKAPSARVVVLGYPRFYKIGGSCVVGLSDKVRSAINDAANYLNAATAKRAADHGFTFTDVAGKFTGHEICSSDAWLHSLNWLNIGESYHPTAAGQSGGYLPAFASAA
- a CDS encoding DUF5925 domain-containing protein, whose amino-acid sequence is MPSCRIMGAMSANPESALPIRLTVDDSDSPSDVVDALFLGRFATGEQPYSHSSSLDRVKAGATLLPPAAKVLRAARDDDRSATLAEGNGWTLLISRWSRGADVTVTATSPELAQRILGQATDGARDEPEPQPENVTMGFWYVSPRRGPYRTTRQIAAGTWDEVRDNYTAPVADAMDRLMKVTPDDIAGRLLLLHGPPGTGKTSALRTLARSWRDWCQVDCVLDPERLFNDVGYLMDIAIGEDEGTAKGRWRLLLLEDCDELIRGEAKHTAGQALSRLLNLTDGLLGQGRNVLVGVTTNEDLERLHPAVVRPGRCLARIEVGSLTRKEAVAWLGTEEGLGREGATLAELYALRRGSSPASVPKQDSGADAGLYL
- a CDS encoding GntR family transcriptional regulator, whose amino-acid sequence is MTLKIALDPDAGTAPYEQLRTQISELARSGALPVGFRLPTVRGFAQELGLAANTVAKAYRALEADGVIETRGRNGTFVAAAGDAAERHAAAAAQEYAEQARRLGLSRADALSLAEDALRAAYEPR
- a CDS encoding GNAT family N-acetyltransferase; its protein translation is MTVLVRDFLPADAEAWVRVRRAALPSMVTTPEQVAFDLASAHPDKRYRLLVAEKDGELIGTAQVGLAHDSPEPGQAFCNPYTHPDRTGLGAGGLLLSTAEEHLAREGAVAVYSWVLDTPANRAFAEKRGYAPSRSAHFLRLDLAGGSLPPRQEPPAGVELRTGADFADDPRPLFEADAETTADEPSDTPAELSDYEDWLRQIWRRPGLDHELTSVVVVDGEVAAFSAAQTDGLTRYMSGMTGTRRAYRNRGLARLAKNDSLHRARAAGYTDAYTGNDAENAPMLAVNRWFGYEICATEVRYVRKLG
- a CDS encoding DUF402 domain-containing protein, whose protein sequence is MSASSAETALTVALVKAGRTKIRYPADVVHDDGTRVTVRAPWAAPGVRDFGFVRFEPGDVFTEHYWRDRWFAVKEVRTGAGELKGWYCDVTRPAVLRGGELLVEDLDLDLWVSADGTSVLRLDEDEFEESGLDERDPAAAGAARRALDQLEQLARTEGLAALLA
- the htpG gene encoding molecular chaperone HtpG; this translates as MPTETFEFQVEARQLLQMMIHSIYSNKDVFLRELVSNASDALDKLRLEALRDDSLGADVSDLHIDIETDKQARTLTVRDNGIGMSHDEVVQLIGTIANSGTAKFLRELKEAEDSTAAEGLIGQFGVGFYASFMVADEVTLLTRRAGESQGTRWTSTGEGTYTIETVDSAPQGTAVTLRLKPEDADDRLYDYTSPWKIREIVKRYSDFITWPVRMAAETPADDAADAGEGADAAPREPETLNSMKALWARSRDEVKDDEYHELYKHISHDWIAPLETIRLQAEGTFEYQALLFIPSHAPQDLFMQGYKRGIQLYVKRVFIMDDCEALMPPYLRFVKGVVDAQDLSLNVSREILQQDRQIQLMHRRLAKKVLSTVKDMMSADPERYATFWREFGRVLKEGLLSDFENRDAILGVASFATTHDQDEPTTLRQYVERMKDGQEHIYYLTGESRQAIENSPHMEAFRAKGVEVLLLTDPVDEVWVEAEPEFDGKQLRSVAKGEVDLGTEEEKKEAATERENRQQKYADLLTWMTDRLGETVKEVRLSSRLTVSPACIVSDTHDVTPALENMYRAMGQPVPQVKRILELNPEHPLVSGLNRAHTERGEEAGPGLEETAELLHDLALLAEGGELGDPSRFVKLMADRLERTL
- a CDS encoding trifunctional class I SAM-dependent methyltransferase/NUDIX hydrolase/VOC family protein; this encodes MTTIDWDSAADSFDEEPDHGLLDPAVRHAWAQRLESWLPGERSEVLDLGCGTGSLALLAAGQGHRVTAVDRSPRMVEQARAKLAGTGTGVLLGDAAQPPVGKQQFDVIMARHVVWLLPDPVAALRHWFTLLRPGGRLILIEGVWGAVGLSAERLTGLLSELTEHIHHERLSDDPALWGKHVDDERYALVARAEPRHRHTEVVDVHLILRRGPDVLLARRAHTGYADGLFNGPSGHVEDGEDVRAAMIREAAEEIGVEFGPDELRVALVMQHRGPGGNPRTGWFFEAEYDPGRPPRNREPDKCSELAWFPLNALPDDIVAYFRAGLDGYRAGEHFLIHWHEDGDTVAYQPHGIRRAVPLPAGGAGTGGVHHIELWVPDLPAAERGWGWLLGELGHVPYQRWEHGRSWRRGDSYVVVEQSPDLTGGTHDRCSPGLNHLAFHVRDRATLDALVARAPEHGWQQLFPDRYPHAGGDEHIAAYLEDPAGYEVELVAGIPQARPAPRAPAPYTDVWAQRRD
- a CDS encoding esterase/lipase family protein; protein product: MLPWTRAPRTPRTRRTLTALLLAVAAVATPTAAAAAATPTAATATSRGWNDYSCKPSTAHPRPVVLVHGTFGNSIDNWLVLAPYLVNRGYCVYSLDYGQLPGVPVFNGLGPIDESAGQLATFVDKVLASTGASETDVVGHSQGGMMPNYYLKFLGGAAKVNAMIGLAPDNHGTTLLGLTKLLPYFPGAEDLLNANTPGLADQVAGSPFVTKLNAGGDTVPGVRYTVIATKYDEVVTPYRTQFLDGPNVHNVLLQDLCPVDLSEHVAIGTVDRIAYHEVANALDPAHATPTTCASVIG
- a CDS encoding DNA polymerase Y family protein; its protein translation is MTTRQRHIAHLHLHAALSEDQYDDVIELVSGVTPHVQAIPPNAVQLDLTSALRYFDLSPYDLVQMAKLRLKGLYDIDSSAGLAGNRMLAAMAADASAPGDTTWVPSGQAAAWLYPRPVTALPGIGRATAATLDKYGLHTIGQVADVPAATLQRLLGVGPARLLAERAQGRDPRPATPLAPARHLLADLVLDRDCLDPALHHRAVLGLADRIGQRLRGERQVTGRLTLTVRYADRTSTTRTRPLPEPTSHSPALVAAALGLLASLGLQRARVRAFAIRADDLGPAGAAHRQLALDSGDDRAHATEAAADRARRRFGPGAVYPAVLAPGSGIRDVSGES